In one Nicotiana sylvestris chromosome 8, ASM39365v2, whole genome shotgun sequence genomic region, the following are encoded:
- the LOC138875001 gene encoding uncharacterized protein yields MMKSLSINIPLVEALEQMLGYAKFMKDLVTKKRSIDYETIKMTHQASAIVHLIAPNIEDPDAFTIPCTIGSADFAKALCDLGAGINLMPYSVFKTLGIGQPRATSMRLQMADITMKRPLGIIDYVLVRVDKFILPVDFVILDCEVDYEELIILGRHFLATGKALVDVEAGELTFRVGDKNVVFHVCKSMKQPNSTKVCSFVDLVTEVIVDHTSAMINVEDPLEAVLLNHDVTEDEGLVEYVNALQGMSSYSYEPRKLSLDLENIKTPPTKPSIEEPPVLDLKPFTPHLRYEFLGPCSTLPIIISSCLSNLQVDATLEVLQRRKRAIRWTLADIQGINPSFCMNKIILEDDAKPSVEHQRRLNEAMQEVVKKEVIKWLDVGVVYPISDSSWTLLV; encoded by the coding sequence atgatgaaaagtTTGTCGATCAATATACccttggtggaagctcttgagcaaatgctgggatatgccaagtttatgaaagacttggtaacTAAAAAGAGATCTATAGATTATGAGACCataaaaatgactcatcaagcGAGTGCCATTGTGCACTTGATAGCTCCAAATATTGAAGATCCCGACGCATTtaccattccatgtaccattgggagtgcggattttgcaaaggcTTTGTGTGATTTAGGAGCAGGTATAAATCTGATGCCTTACTCCgtattcaaaactttgggtattggtcaaccgagagctacttcaatgagattgcaaatggccgatATAACAATGAAGAGGCCGCTTGGTATTATTGATTATGTTCTTGTCCGAGTtgacaagtttattttgcctgTAGATTTTGTGATTCTCGACTGCGAAGTCGACTATGAGGAGCTGATAATATTGGGAAGGCATTTCCTCGCAacagggaaggcattggttgatgtggaagcaggggagctcaccttccgggtgggtgacaaAAATGTTGTCTTCcacgtgtgcaaatcaatgaagcaacCGAATAGTACTAAGGTTTGTTCTTTTGTGGATCTGGTGACGGAGGTGATAGTTGATCATACGAGtgccatgatcaatgtggaggatcctttgGAAGCTGTATTGTTGAACCATGATGTGACCGAGGATGAAGGCTTGGTAGAGTATGTCAATGCCTTGCAAGGAATGAGTTCTTACTCCTATGAGCCTCGTaaactttccttggatcttgagaacataaagactccaccaacaaagccctcaatagAGGAACCTCCTGTATTGGATTTGAAGCCTTTtactccacacctcaggtatgaattcttgggccctTGTTCAACTTTACCTATTATTATTTCTTCTTGCCTTTCTAACTTGCAAGTAGATGCCACCCTTGAGGTTCTTCAAAGAAGGAAGAGGGCAATTCGATGGACCCTAGCCGATATTCAGGGGATAAACCCCTCCTTTTGCATGAACAAGATTATACTTGAAGATGATGCCAAaccctccgtggaacatcaaaggaggttaaacgaggctatgcaagaggttgtcaaaaaggaagttatcaagtggctagatgtaggagttgtgtaccccatctcggatagttcatggactttaCTAGTATAA